Proteins from a genomic interval of Neovison vison isolate M4711 chromosome 4, ASM_NN_V1, whole genome shotgun sequence:
- the VCPIP1 gene encoding deubiquitinating protein VCPIP1 translates to MSQPPPPPPLPPPPPPPEAPQTPPSLAAAAPPGGLSKRRDRRILSGSCPDPKCQARLFFPASGSVSIECTECGQRHEQQQLLGVEEVTDPDVVLHNLLRNALLGVTGAPKKNTELVKVMGLSNYHCKLLSPILARYGMDKQTGRAKLLRDMNQGELFDCALLGDRAFLIEPEHVNTVGYGKDRSGSLLYLHDTLEDIKRANKSQECLIPVHVDGDGHCLVHAVSRALVGRELFWHALRENLKQHFQQHLAQYQALFHDFIDAAEWEDIINECDPLFVPPEGVPLGLRNIHIFGLANVLHRPIILLDSLSGMRSSGDYSATFLPGLIPAEKCTGRDGHLNKPICIAWSSSGRNHYIPLVGIKGAALPKLPMNLLPKAWGVPQDLIKKYIKLEEDGGCVIGGDRSLQDKYLLRLVAAMEEVFMDKHGIHPSLVADVHQYFYRRTGVIGVQPEEVTAAAKKAVMDNRLHKCLLCGALSELHVPPEWLAPGGKLYNLAKSTHGQLRPDKNYSFPLNNLVCSYDSVKDVLVPDYGLSNLTACNWCHGTSVRRVRGDGSIVYLDGDRTNSRSTGGKCGCGFKHFWDGKEYDNLPEAFPITLEWGGRVVRETVYWFQYESDSSLNSNVYDVAMKLVTKHFPGEFGSEILVQKVVHTILHQTAKKNPDDYTPVNIDGAHAQRVGDVQGQESESQLPTKIILTGQKTKTLHKEELNMSKTERTIQQNITEQAAVMQKRKTEKLKQEQKGQPRTVSPSTIRDGPSSAPATPTKAPYSPTTSKEKKIRITTNDGRQSMVTLKSSTTFFELQESIAREFNIPPYLQCIRYGFPPKELMPPQAGMEKEPVPLQHGDRITIEILKSKAEGGQSAAAHSAHTVRQEEIAVTGKLSKELQEQADKEMYSLCLLATLMGEDVWSYAKGLPHMFQQGGVFYNIMKKTMGMADGKHCTFPHLPGKTFVYNASEDRLELCVDAAGHFPIGPDVEDLVKEAVSQVRAEATTRSRESSPSHGLLKLGSGGVVKKKSEQLHNVTAFQGKGHSLGTASSNPHLDSRAREASVVRKHNTGTDLSNSSIKMEPSVFTAAPSNSELIRIAPGVVTMRDSRQLDPDLVEAQRKKLQEMVSSIQASMDKHLRDQSTEQSPSDLPQRKGEVVSSSVKSGSLQTGLPESFSLTGGTENLSTETTDSCVTEALGAAFATRSKAQKGNSVEEPEEMDSQDAEMTNTTEPMDHS, encoded by the exons ATGTctcagccgccgccgccgccgccgctgccgcctccacctcctccccctgAGGCTCCGCAGACTCCGCCGTCCCTGGCGGCGGCGGCTCCTCCGGGGGGGCTCTCGAAACGGAGAGACCGGAGAATCCTCTCCGGGAGCTGCCCGGATCCCAAGTGCCAGGCGCGTCTGTTCTTCCCGGCCTCCGGTTCTGTCAGCATCGAGTGTACCGAGTGCGGACAGCGGCACGAGCAGCAACAGctgctgggggtggaggaagTGACCGACCCGGACGTAGTGCTACACAACCTGCTGCGGAACGCGCTGCTCGGGGTGACAGGGGCACCCAAGAAGAACACGGAACTGGTAAAGGTGATGGGCCTTTCTAACTACCACTGCAAATTGTTGTCGCCCATATTAGCTCGCTATGGAATGGATAAACAGACAGGCAGGGCTAAGCTTCTCCGGGACATGAACCAGGGTGAACTGTTCGATTGCGCTTTACTCGGTGACCGCGCCTTCCTCATCGAACCTGAGCACGTTAACACGGTGGGCTACGGCAAGGACCGCTCCGGAAGCCTCCTGTATTTGCATGACACTCTGGAGGACATCAAGCGGGCCAATAAAAGCCAGGAATGCCTCATTCCAGTTCACGTGGATGGGGATGGACACTGCTTGGTGCATGCTGTGTCCCGGGCTCTAGTAGGCCGGGAGCTCTTCTGGCACGCcttgagagagaatcttaaacaacACTTTCAGCAGCACCTGGCCCAGTATCAAGCCCTGTTCCATGACTTCATTGATGCCGCTGAATGGGAGGACATTATCAATGAGTGTGACCCTCTGTTTGTACCACCTGAAGGTGTTCCCTTAGGCTTGAGGAACATCCACATATTTGGCCTTGCCAATGTGTTACATCGCCCTATTATTCTGCTAGATTCTCTCAGTGGCATGAGAAGCTCTGGTGATTATTCAGCCACCTTTCTGCCTGGGCTCATCCCTGCAGAGAAGTGCACAGGGAGAGATGGTCATTTGAACAAACCAATCTGTATTGCATGGAGTAGCTCTGGTAGAAACCATTATATCCCCTTGGTAGGCATAAAAGGGGCTGCTTTGCCCAAATTGCCTATGAATTTGCTGCCTAAAGCTTGGGGTGTGCCTCAGGACCTtattaaaaagtacattaaaCTTGAGGAAGATGGTGGTTGTGTTATTGGAGGAGACAGAAGTTTGCAGGATAAGTATTTGCTTAGGCTTGTTGCTGCTATGGAAGAAGTCTTTATGGACAAACATGGTATCCATCCTAGTTTGGTTGCTGATGTCCATCAGTATTTCTACAGGAGGACTGGGGTGATAGGAGTTCAGCCTGAAGAAGTCACAGCAGCTGCTAAAAAAGCAGTAATGGATAATCGCCTTCACAAATGTTTGCTCTGTGGTGCCCTTTCTGAACTTCATGTTCCTCCAGAGTGGTTGGCTCCAGGAGGGAAACTGTATAACCTGGCAAAAAGTACTCATGGACAGCTGAGGCCTGACAAAAATTATAGCTTTCCCTTGAACAATTTAGTTTGCTCATATGATTCAGTGAAAGATGTTCTGGTACCAGACTATGGGTTGAGTAACCTGACAGCTTGTAATTGGTGCCATGGCACTTCTGTGCGAAGGGTCAGAGGAGATGGGTCTATTGTGTATTTGGATGGGGACAGAACTAATTCTAGGTCCACTGGTGGAAAATGTGGTTGTGGATTCAAACATTTTTGGGATGGTAAAGAGTATGACAATCTACCAGAAGCTTTTCCTATTACTTTGGAATGGGGTGGAAGAGTGGTCAGAGAAACAGTATATTGGTTCCAGTATGAAAGTGATTCATCTTTGAATAGTAATGTTTATGATGTTGCAATGAAACTTGTTACCAAGCACTTTCCAGGTGAATTTGGGAGTGAAATCCTGGTTCAGAAAGTTGTCCATACTATATTGCATCAGACTGCCAAAAAGAATCCTGATGATTATACTCCTGTAAATATAGATGGTGCTCATGCCCAAAGAGTCGGAGATGTACAAGGACAAGAGTCGGAGTCTCAGCTCCCAACTAAAATTATTCTTACTGGACAGAAAACGAAAACTTTGCACAAGGAGGAGTTAAACATGAGTAAAACTGAAAGAACTATTCAACAGAATATTACGGAACAGGCTGCTGTAATGCAGAAACGGAAAACAGAGAagttaaaacaagaacaaaaaggtCAGCCCAGGACTGTTTCTCCTAGTACCATTCGTGATGGTCCATCCTCTGCACCTGCTACCCCTACCAAGGCTCCCTATTCACCAACGACTTCTAAGGAGAAAAAGATCCGAATAACAACTAATGATGGACGACAGTCCATGGTTACACTTAAGTCTTCAACAACCTTTTTTGAACTTCAAGAAAGCATAGCCAGAGAATTTAACATTCCTCCCTATTTACAGTGTATTCGCTATGGCTTTCCTCCTAAAGAGTTAATGCCACCCCAGGCAGGAATGGAAAAGGAGCCAGTACCTTTGCAGCATGGTGACAGAATTACAATAGAGATTCTAAAAAGTAAAGCAGAAGGTGGTCAGTCTGCTGCAGCACACTCAGCCCACACTGTGAGACAAGAAGAGATCGCCGTTACTGGTAAACTATCTAAGGAACTTCAGGAGCAAGCTGACAAGGAAATGTACTCCTTGTGTCTTTTAGCAACATTAATGG gaGAAGATGTGTGGTCTTATGCAAAGGGGCTTCCTCACATGTTCCAGCAGGGTGGAGTATTCTACAATATTATGAAGAAAACCATGG gTATGGCTGATGGCAAGCATTGTACTTTTCCACATCTGCCTGGCAAAACCTTTGTCTATAATGCTTCTGAAGATAGACTGGAATTGTGTGTGGATGCTGCAGGACATTTCCCCATCGGTCCTGATGTTGAAGATTTAGTTAAAGAGGCTGTAAGTCAGGTTCGAGCAGAGGCTACTACAAGAAGTAGAGAATCAAGTCCCTCACATGGGCTATTAAAACTAGGTAGTGGTGGAGTAGTGAAAAAGAAATCTGAGCAGCTTCATAATGTAACTGCCTTTCAGGGAAAAGGGCATTCTTTAGGAACTGCATCTAGTAATCCACACCTTGATTCAAGAGCTAGGGAAGCCTCAGTTGTAAGGAAGCATAATACAGGGACAGACTTGAGTAATAGTTCCATTAAAATGGAGCCTTCTGTATTCACAGCTGCTCCTAGTAACAGTGAGCTTATTCGAATAGCTCCTGGAGTAGTTACAATGAGAGACAGCAGGCAGCTTGATCCTGATTTGGTTGAGGCCCAACGAAAAAAATTGCAGGAAATGGTTTCTTCTATCCAGGCTTCGATGGACAAGCATTTGCGGGATCAAAGTACAGAGCAGTCACCATCTGATCTTCctcaaaggaaaggagaagttgTGAGTTCTTCTGTGAAGTCTGGGAGTCTTCAGACTGGCTTACCtgaatctttttctttaactGGTGGCACTGAAAATTTGAGTACAGAAACAACTGACAGCTGTGTGACAGAGGCCCTGGGAGCAGCATTTGCCACAAGGTCAAAAGCACAAAAGGGAAATTCAGTGGAGGAGCCTGAAGAGATGGATAGTCAAGATGCTGAGATGACAAACACAACTGAGCCAATGGATCACTCTTGA